Part of the Lucilia cuprina isolate Lc7/37 chromosome 5, ASM2204524v1, whole genome shotgun sequence genome is shown below.
ATTAACTTCTAATTGATTGAGCTTTCTTTGTAAATCTTTGGCCATATGGAAATCTTTGTGttctaaaatttcatcaatacTAATGGGCAACTTGCAAATGTCACATATTTCcatgtttttaatattactaTTCTCAGAACTTTGATTTTGTTCACAAATTGATGAAGAAGACATAGTTGAaggtttcaaaaattttgttatatcagcattttttggttttttgattGAGTTGTTCAGATGTTgaacttttttagattttttattgtttacattattagGTGGAGATTTTgatgaattaatttttgtacGAATTTCATCTCTAAATTCATGGCGTTGCTGTTGACTCAACTCTTGGGCAAAATGATGGTCTTGATGAGTCTGTATTGACGTTGAATCATTAAGAATTTTAGCGCCACATTTAGAACAATttgtaaattccaaaaattctgGTCTAAACTCCGGTATGGCAAACTCTGCATATTGAGACCTATAATCTGTTGGTTTATTTTCCTCGTTATCTGTAATTGCATCATATTTTCGTTTCATATTTATAGGCGCAGTTTTTGACATGGGAGTATTTGAATCATAAATGGCAACCTCTTCATTAATTGAGTTATTATACGATGGattattttcatattgtttcattgaattataatcTGTTTCTTCACtttcaattgtatttatattattaattatatcatTTACTTTATTAGAAGTGTCATTTGAGTTTGAATTACTAGGTATATTTTCCGTTGTGGAGCTACTTGAATCCAAGCTTTTCGATACATCATCATTCTTCTTTAATACTCTTGCAAAGAAACTTTTCGGTTTTGAAAGATTATTTTCATGACGATTGGAAACTTTAGAATTTACTTGTAACTCTGTATTGATTAAATTATTACACaaagtattattttcattttgtatattttcttcaCTTTGAATAGCGTTAATATCATCAATTAAATCGTTTAATTCATTAGAACTTATATTAACATTTGAAGTACTAGTGATATCTAATTCTTTAGTTGTGGAGCTACTTGATGCTATGCTTTTTGTtgattctttattattttttaatacttttgaaAAGAAACTATTCTGTGGCACTGGCTTGATACTATCATTTCGTGATATTGAAAACTTATCTTGGGGCTTAGTTACTATACCAACTTGACTAGATGAGGTTGGTTTAGTAATTCCATTCATATTACTATGATCTATTATTACagttttatgttctttttgtgGTTCATTCTTTAAagcatttaagaaaaaacttttcacaCTTTGATTTTTTGACTCTTTTGATACTTCCTTGATTGCATTactatttataaattcattttcgGTTTTAGCAGTAGAATTAGAAGTTTCTGACGAAGTATTGGTTTCATCCTTGTTATCAATTTTGACTTTTTGCTTTTTCGCCGCTTGTTGTGCGAACATTTGCTGTATGTTATTTTGTGAATTTGAAATAGTTTCAAACTTACCGACACTTATTCCTAAAAACTTAATTGGATTATTAAGAACACTTTCGCTGCCAGAgcgaaaaaattgttttgtattagCTTTTATAATTTCCAAACTTGCTTTTGCCAATACTTCTGTATCATAACATTGTAGAGGAGCTGATCGAGAACTTGATACTTCTTCACCATCAAATTCttgtataaaattaacaacCATTTGTTTTGCCCGTCGATTATTTTCACATATATCCTTTTCCAAtctttcatttatttcatttgcCAATTCGTTTAGCCAATGTTGTAGAGTTTTTATGCCGGTAATATTATTACGGCCAGGAAACTTCTTACAGCATCCAAtgctttttgaataaaaacgtGGAGTTACAGCTTCAGGATCAATGCCACGACATATATTATAGAGCCATGtgctaaaatgaaattaaatacataaatacattgcAACATGGCCAGAGACAGAATTTGAGATAAAACATATCGTTCATTTACTACAAGACCGGCataatttttagctttttatattttgtaacattttaccaatttttcaaaaaattttatagcaataatcgtataaaaaaactgatatatgtttaaaagaaaagaaaccttcccaataagcaaaaacctt
Proteins encoded:
- the LOC111687135 gene encoding DNApol-eta, which translates into the protein MSNSTSARNFVPITSKYDRVVLLVDMDCFYCQVEEKLDPSLKNQPLAVVQYNAWRGGGIIAVNYAARAKGVTRHMRGDEAKEQCPEIQLVKVPNVREKADLTKYREAGKEVANVLQRFTPLLERASVDEAYLDITDSVNKRLQAMNDGTFVLQPQELVNTYAVGFSTIEEFVTTITSSFITNPLADDDNFYRNFHENDIPAVRQSNIRLLLGASIASEIRSAVKAETSYECSAGIAHNKILAKLACGINKPNKQTILPLAQISGLFETLPVGKIKGLGAKFGEEVCERLSVRYLGQLLKFTEAELQKKFDEKNGTWLYNICRGIDPEAVTPRFYSKSIGCCKKFPGRNNITGIKTLQHWLNELANEINERLEKDICENNRRAKQMVVNFIQEFDGEEVSSSRSAPLQCYDTEVLAKASLEIIKANTKQFFRSGSESVLNNPIKFLGISVGKFETISNSQNNIQQMFAQQAAKKQKVKIDNKDETNTSSETSNSTAKTENEFINSNAIKEVSKESKNQSVKSFFLNALKNEPQKEHKTVIIDHSNMNGITKPTSSSQVGIVTKPQDKFSISRNDSIKPVPQNSFFSKVLKNNKESTKSIASSSSTTKELDITSTSNVNISSNELNDLIDDINAIQSEENIQNENNTLCNNLINTELQVNSKVSNRHENNLSKPKSFFARVLKKNDDVSKSLDSSSSTTENIPSNSNSNDTSNKVNDIINNINTIESEETDYNSMKQYENNPSYNNSINEEVAIYDSNTPMSKTAPINMKRKYDAITDNEENKPTDYRSQYAEFAIPEFRPEFLEFTNCSKCGAKILNDSTSIQTHQDHHFAQELSQQQRHEFRDEIRTKINSSKSPPNNVNNKKSKKVQHLNNSIKKPKNADITKFLKPSTMSSSSICEQNQSSENSNIKNMEICDICKLPISIDEILEHKDFHMAKDLQRKLNQLEVNTVEVVKKPVSNLSRKSLNSSMMAPSRSAKVTAKPITQFFTQSNM